The DNA region GTGTCGCCCCTCCGCCTTCCCCCTCGCATCGGCCGTCGTGGGGTGAGGGCCGATGCGAGGGTGAAGACGGAGGGGCTCAGGCGAACTCTGATGGAAGATGGGGGACGGGGGGGCGAAAGAGACACGGCCACGGGAGGATCGGTTAAGGATGTTGTTGCGAAGCAGCGGGTGGCACTGTTGTGGGTGCCACTGTCTGGCTTGCCCAATCCTGTTCGGCCCGCCAGTTGCTCACTGGTTCGGTTCGACCGTGATGAGCCGTGGTTGCGAAACTGTCTGCCCAGAATTTTGCGCTGGGGGCCATCGGGTTTGCGTACTGCGCAGCATCGACCGGCGCGGCGCGGGTGGTCGGTTCGCGGCGGTTCAATGCGTTTTGAGTTTTTCAAGGTGCGCCAGCACCTCGTCTTCATCGGCCCATCCGATCAGGTAGAAGCGGATCATCTCGAACGTCCGCAGCGTCGGCTTCTTGCCGGTCCATAGGCTGATCAGCAGGCAGACGATGATCGCGCAGTACGTCTGAATCTCAATGCCCACCGGGTCCTCGCTCAGCAGGTGACGGCAGCCGAGCGTGTGCTTGAAGAAGCGGAAGAACAGCTCGACCTGCCAGCGGTGTACGTAGATCAGCGCCACCACGTCGGCCGGGACGTCCATCAGGTTCGTCGCTAGCACGAGGTCTTTTCCCGCCGCGCCGCCGCGTTTGGGGTGGGCTTGGGCGCGGATGCGGACCAGCCGCACCGGGTGGTCGGGGTGCTCGATCCGCACGCTCTTGGCCGAGCCGAGCTTGCCGACCGCGTCTTCAAGCACCCCCGCCTCGATCGCCTCGGGGCCAAGGTCGCGGGCCTGCTCGGGGGTGAAGTGGTGGTCCTCGCGCACCCGGCAAACGTAGCTGCTGCCGGCAGCGACGATCGCGTTGAACAGCGAGAACTGCTCGTAGCCCCGGTCGAGGATGTAGCAGCGGTCGGCTTCCAGCAGCCTCCGCAGCGAAGCCTTCTCGTTGGCGTCCTTGCGGTTGCGGCCGGTCGTCACCTCAATGTTGGTCGGCGCGCCGCGCAGCACCTCGAAGTGCGCGTGCAGCCGCCAACCGTCCGGGCGCCGCCGGCCCTGCCAAGCCGCTTGGGCGATCTGTGGCAGCCGCGTCAGCAGCGAGCCGTCCACGGCCGTCAGCCGTTGGGTGACGCCGTCGAGCCGCCGGTCGTGCGGCAGCGCGCCCAACTGATCCGCCAGCTCGCCCACGATCTCACGCAGCCCCTCGGCGCGGAACACCGCGGTCGCCTCGGACAGCGAGCCGAGGCTGGTCCGTGGGCAGCCGAGCTTCTTCTGCACCTTCTTGAGCTCGGACGCCTGCTGAACGCCGCGGAGGGAGGTGAGGATTGGGTTGAACAAGAACAGCAAGATCAGCACGGAGTACTCGTCCATGTGCAGGACGCGATTGCCCGCCTTGTCCCGCTCGCAGCCCACGCCGTGCAGACGCTCAAACAGAGGAAGCAGCGCCCGCAGCTCCTTCACCCCCCGCACGTCTCGCTCATCAAGTTTCGGCTTCTTGGCGGCCATCGTGGTAAGATGACCGAAGTTTACCCTTGGCGCTAGCCCTATTCTTCAACGCGCAAATCTTGTGCCGAACAGGATTGTGGCTTGCCAGCAGTGAGAAGCGGAGACCCTGTTCCCATTCCGGACGAAGCGAACTCCACGCAGTTTCCCGGAGTCGGCCGACCTAACGGCACACGATCGTTCCACCCCTTCTCCCCGCCTTGTTATTGAAAGCCCCCGCGCGGTCGGCCAAAATGCCGGCCCCACCGCGGCACGCCGCGTGGATCGGTCGGTGCGTGACGAATCTGGGGGAGGGACTTGGCCCTAAGAAGACCTGGGGGACGGCCATCCGCGTCCCGAAGACCTGGGGCCCAGCCATCCACGCCCAGCCATTTCCGCCCCGCATACCGCAGCTTCAACCTCCCGCCGCGAGCTCCAACGCCGCCTTCTCCCTCGGCCATTTCTCGCCGCTTTGCCGACGATAGCCGCCATGGGGTCGTGGAGAGTGTCAATCTCACGGCGGTGCGGGTACGTTTGCGTTCGGGGATGTCCTCAAAATGGGGGTCGTGGCGTCTACCGCAGGATTTGCCCCTCACTTCTCCGCCAGGCCCCTGCCGAATATACTTGGTACTCGCCTTCCGGGACGCTTCTCCCGGCGGGCGACACGCAACGGGGGCGAACTGGGCTCGACCGGGTGTGGAAAGCGTAAGTGGCGTGTCGTGGTTGATCGGTGGCCCACGTAAAAAGCCGATTAAATCCTTCAATTGCCGAAGGTAATTTCGCTTTGGCTGCCTAGTTTACTAGGGAGTCCGAGTCGAGGGCTGTAGCCGGAATGGCCCAAAGACTCGTATCACCCCAATCCGGACCGCCTCGGGTCACTGCAGAGCACGCCCGCGGTTAAAAAAAGTTCTCAGCTAGCGACCGGGTAGCCCTGCCAGCGAGGCGCCCCGGCCGCGAAATCAAATCTCGCTGGACATACACGTAGAAGCTTGCGTGGCCCCATCGCGGGACGCGGGTTCGATTCCCGCCGCCTCCACTTGTCAGGTGTATCTACCTGTTGGGAAAATTGAAGCAAGACGAGGACGTGGGGCGCCTGCCCCGCGTCCTTTTTTCTTGCCACGACCGCGCCGGCGCTTCGAGCGGATGCAGCGCGCCCGACCCCTGCTACGGACCCGCGGGTCCACCTAGCGAAATCCGCCGTTGACATATTGTTATGTTCCGATATATTTGATTACCGAAGGCGAGCGCAGTGGCCCTCAATGGGGGAGCTGGCTGACCCTGGGAGTGATCCCCGATCGTTCCCAGGCCCGCCGCGGCGCTCGCGTGTTGGGGCGGCCGCGGCCCCCGGCGTGTTCTGCCGGTTTTGATCCGACACACAACAAGATCGAGGTGACCTGCCATGTTGCTCAAGTACTTCTACGACAAGCCGCTCGCCCACGCCTCGTACATGGTCGGCTGCCAGAAGAGCGGCGAGGCGATCGTGGTCGACCCCGGCCGCGACGTCTCCCCCTACCTCGAGGCGGCCAAGGCCGAGGGGCTGCGGATCGTGGCGGCAACCGAGACCCACATCCACGCCGACTTTGTGTCGGGCTCGCGCGAGCTGGCCGACCGGGTCGGCGCCAAGCTGTACCTCTCCGACACGGGGCCGAGCGACTGGAAGTACGCGCCGGCCAGCGGGTGTGACATCACGCTGCTCAAGGACGGCGACGCGTTCTACGTCGGCAAGGTGAAGCTCGAAGTGCTGCACACGCCGGGGCACACCCCGGAGAGCATCTCCCTGGTGCTGACCGACGAAGGGGGGGGCGCCAACGCGCCGATGGGGGTCTTTACCGGCGACTTTGTCTTCGTCGGTTCGGTCGGCAGGCCCGACCTGCTAGAGACCGCGGCCGGGGTGGTCGGCAGCGCCGAGGTCGGCGCGCGGCAGCTCTACGAGTCGACGCTCCGCTTCCGCACGCTGCCAGACCACTTGCAGGTGTGGCCCGCCCACGGCGCGGGGAGCGCCTGCGGCAAGGGGCTGGGCGCCATCCCGTCGTCCACGGTGGGCTACGAGAAGCTGTTCAACCCAGCGTTGCAGTACCGCGACGAGCAAGCGTTTGTCGACTACATCCTCGCCGACCAGCCCGAGACCCCCTTCTACTTCGCGGTGATGAAGCGGGTGAACAAGCAGGGGCCGCAGCTCACCGAGAAGCTCCCCCCCGTCGAGGCGATCCCAACCGACCGGCTCGCGGCGGTCGCGGCCCGCGAGATCGTCCTGGACACCCGCCCCTCGGGCGACTTCGCCCAAGCGCACGCGCCGGGCACGATCAACGTGCCCGCCTCGAACCTGGTGCAGTGGGCCGGCTTCTTTGTCGACTACGACAAGCCGGTCTACCTGATCGCCGATGAGTCGACGCTGGGCGATCGGCTGCGGAGCCTGCGCTCGATCGGCATCGACAACGTGGGGGGGTACTTCGACGCCGGCGCTGTTGGGAATGCCGGGCTGAGGACCGAATCGTACCCGTCCGCGACGCCGGCGCAGCTGCGCGACAAGATCGAGGGGGGCGAAGTGACGCTCGTCGATGTCCGCGCGGCGACCGAGTACCAGGCCGGGCACATCGCCGAGGCCGAGCACCACTTCCTCGGGAAACTCATGCGGAACATCGACGCCGTCACTCGCGACAAGCCGGTGGTCGCCCAGTGCCTGGCGGGGGGGCGGTCGGCCATCGCGGCCAGCATCCTCCAACGCGCCGGATTCGAGGTGGTCAACATGCAGGGGGGCTACCGGGCCTGGGTCGACGACGGGCTGCCAACGGTGCGGTAGCGGTGCGAGTGAGTCGGACCACGGCGCCCGGCGCCGACGACAGGGAGGCCCTGACGCGAGGTACACACCATGATTCCGCTACTTGCGCTCCTGTTCGGCGGGATCGTCGGCTTCTCGTTGGGGCTCACCGGCGGCGGCGGGGCGATCCTGGCCGTGCCGCTGCTGGTGTACGGCCTGTCGGTCGACCCGCGTCAGGCCGTCGGCGTCTCGCTGGCGGCGGTGGGCATTACTTCTGCGGTCGGCTTCTTGGGGAGGTGGCGCGCGGGTCAGGTGGAGGTGGGTACCGGGCTGCTGTTCGCGGGGGCCGGCATGCTCGGCGCCCCGGTCGGCTCGTGGCTGTCGTCTCAGATCCCCGAGCCGCTGCTGCTGACGCTGTTCGCATTGTTGATGCTGGCGGTGGCCGTCCGCATGTGGCGGCAGTCCGCGCCCACGCGGCTGGCGCCAGCGAACGTCACACCCGCAGGCGCCGCCAGAACGGCCTGCGGCCGCGACGCCGCGGGCAACCTGCGGCTCAACTCCCCCTGCGCTATGCTGTTGGGCGCCGTCGGCGTGCTGACGGGGGTCTTATCGGGCTTGTTTGGCGTGGGGGGCGGGTTTGTTATTGTGCCGGCCCTGGTTGTTTTTAGCGGCATGGCGATCCACCGCGCCGTCGCCACGTCGCTGATGGTGATCACGCTGATCAGCGTGTCGGGGGTGGCGTCGCACTTGATGGCGGGCCGCGAAATCCCCATCGAGCTCACGTCGTACTTCGTCGTCGGCGGGGTGCTGGGGATGTTTGCCGGTATCGGGGCGAGCCGCTACCTGTCCGGGCCGGCGCTGCAGAAGGTCTTCGCCCTGGTGATTGTCGCCGTCGGGCTGTTCGTCATGGTTCGTACGGCGTTCCACTTGTAGAGACACGCCCCGCGCAGCGTTCACTCCTTGCAAGAAGAGGAAACCCCGATGACATGGATCCTGCAGCCCTGGCCCTGGTGGGTGTCGGGGGTACTGATCGGATTAACCGTGCCGCTGCTCTACATCTTGGCGGGCAAGGCCTTCGGCATCTCGACCAGCCTCCAGCAGATCGGCGCCATGTGCGCGCCGCACAGCCGGTTTGCGTACCTCAGCAAGCACGACCGCCGGGGCCACCTGTGGACGCTGGTGTTTGTGGTCGGCATCGTGTTGGGCGCGGCCCTAGCGACCCACCTGCTGAGCGCGGAGCCGCTGCGTCTGCTCCCCGAGTCGTTCAGCAGCCCCGCGGGCGCCCTCAAGCTGCTGATCGGCGGCGCCTTGATCGGCTTCGGCACGCGCTACGCCGGCGGGTGCACGTCGGGTCACTCCATCACCGGCATCGCCAACCTCAACTGGCCCAGCCTGCTGGCGACCGTTTGCTTCTTCGCCGGCGGGCTCGCCGTGACGTGGGGGCTGGGAAACCTGATTTTCTAGAACGCTAGATCCACCGACACCGGAGCCAGTCATGACCCAAGAAGCCAAGCCGAACGCGGACAAGCCGCGGATGTCGCCGTTTGCGTACCTCAGCGTGCTGCTGGTGGGGGCGTACCTGGGGGCGCTCTTCGTGAAGTCGGAGGTCGCCTCGTGGGAGCGTGTCCACGCCATGTTCCTGCTGCAGGAGGCGTACATGTACCTGATCATCGGCGTAGCGATCGCCGTGGCGATGGCGTCGATGCTGCTCATCAAGCGGCTGGGGGTCCGCTCCGTCGACGGCAAGCCGATTAAGTACGAGCCCAAGCCCTACCACGCCGGCGTGGTCGTGGGGGGCATGCTGTTCGGCGCCGGGTGGGCCATCACCGGCGCCTGCCCCGGGCCGATCTACGCCCAGATCGGCGCCGGCGAGTGGATGGCCCTGTTCACGCTCGCGGGCGCCCTGCTGGGGATGCTGGCCTACGCGGCCCTCAAGCCGCGGCTGCCGCACTAATCCGAGCCGGCCGCCAGCCGAGGATTGGGCCCGCGGAGGCCGGGCAAAAACTGGGTCCATCCGGGTTTCTTGTGGGTAGAAGGATTCCGACCTCCGCTCCTGCTCCAACAAAGGGGGCGCCCCTCCGTCGCCGCTCTCGCATCGGCCGCAGTAGGGGTGACGGCCGATGCGAGAGCGACGACGAAGGGGCTAGCAACCGCTCTGATGCGAAAAACCCTGTGCGCAAAGTCCCGCGAGCCCCTTCCTCCTTCACCGTCGCATCGGCCTCGCCCCGCTCCCCAGGGCCGATGCGACGGGGAAGGAGGGAGGGGCGGCCCCTTTCTTCGAGCCCGAGCTGAGGCTTTCTACCCACAAAAAACCCGGATGGACCCAAAGCTGCGGCTTTCCGAATTGTGAAGAAAGTGTTAACTTCTTCCGTCCCGCAGAGTAGAATGCGGCGTCTAACATGGGGGCCCTCGCCAAAACAGAGCCCGCCGTGGGGCTTCCACCGTCGCGGTTTCCCTGCAAACGCGTTGGGGCGGGCCCACTTTTCGCTTTTTTGTCCGGTCGGAACAGGTAAGCAGCACCCACTGCGAGGAACTATGCACTGCACACCGCCGTTGGCTGTGGGCGCCGGTCGAACGGGGCGCGCTGGTGGGTTTACGCTCGTTGAGCTGCTAGTGGTCATCGCGATCATCGGCATCCTGGTGGCGTTGATGCTGCCGGCGGTGCAGATGGTGCGCGAGAGCAGCCGCCGCTCCCAGTGCCAGAACCACCTCCGCCAGGTGGGGCTCGCGCTGCTCAACTACGAGGGCGCCAACCGCCGGTTCCCCCCCGGCAAACGCTGGTCGCTGCCGCGCGACAACCCGCTGACGTACGACTACGCCTGGTCGAGCATGATCCTCAGCCACATCGAGGAGCAGGGGATCAAGGACCAGCTCGACTTCAAGCTGCCGATGACCGACCCCGCCAACCTGGCCGCCGCGGGGCAGGTGATCCCCATCTACCTCTGCCCCAGCGCCAGCCAGTTAGACGAGCACCGTTCGCCGACGGGGGTCGTGTCTAACCTAGGGGGCCAGCCGGGCGAGGGGATGGCCTGCATCGACTACATGGGCATCTCAGGCCCCGACAAGGACAAGACGAACCCCGCCACCGGCGCCGACTACGGCGCCCAGCGCGGCGTGCTGATCGGCACCAAGGGGCTGGAGAAGGAAGACACCATTCTGATCCCGCCGGCGGTGACCGTGGCCAAGATCACCGACGGCCTCTCCAACACGCTGTGCGTGATCGAGTGCACCGGCCGCGGGGCGATCGTCAGCAAGAAGGGGAACTTCAAGACCGCCAACGGCGCGTGGGCCTCCGGCGGGAACATCAGCCACATCAAGGGGAGAATCAACGAGAACCCGCCCCCCGTCGCCTGGGAAGACGAACGCCCCTACTCCGACCACCCCGGGGGCGCCAACACCCTGGCGTGCGACGGCTCGGTGACGTTCATGACGGAAGAGATGTCGGCCGCCCTGCTCCGCGCGTACTGCTCGCGCGACGGCGGAGAAACGTTCGACCACCCAGACCTGCAATAGCCGGCGCGACCCGCTCGCCGAACCCAAAGGACCGACCGCTGCTCGACTGCATCCTCAACCACGATTCGACCGGCGTCGTTTCTGCCCCCTCGGACGCCGATCCGCGGGACGCCGATCCGCGGGGGGCCGACCCGCGGGGGATCGTCGCGGCCATGCCCCCCATCAGCCTCGACGAGATGGACGGCGTGAGCCTGATGAACCGCGTCGACACCAAGTACGCCTTCTCCGAGGGCGCCCTGGGAGGGCTGCTCGACGCGGTCCGCCACGACTACCGGGTGCTGGAAGTGGGGGGCGCCCGCTGGACCCCCTACGCCACGCTGTACTACGACAGCCCCGCGCGCGACTGCTTCTTGCAGCACCACAACGGCAAGCTCAACCGGCACAAGTTCCGCGTCCGCAGCTACGGCCCCTCCGGCGCGTGCTTCCTGGAAGTCAAGCTGAAGAACAACAAGGGGCGGACCGACAAGCGGCGCATCGCCATCCCGGGCCTCGAACAAGCCTCGGCGCCCGAGTCGCTGGAGTTCATCGAGGCGGCCGCCGGGGTACGCCCCAACCTGGCGCCGCAGCTCTGGACCTACTTCAGCCGCATCACCCTGGTAGGGTTGGCGTTGGGCGAGCGCGTGACGCTGGACACCGAGCTGACGTTCGCCCAGGGCGACCGACGCGCCGCGCTGCCGGGCGTGGTGATCGCCGAGGTCAAGCAGGCCCGCAGCGACCGCGGGTCGAGCTTCCGCCAGGGGCTCCGCCGCATGGGGCTGCGGCCGCTGCGGATCAGCAAGTACTGCGTCGGCAGCCTGCTGCTCGACCCCGCGCTCAAGCACAACCGCTTCAAGCCGAAGCTGCTGGCGCTGCAGAAGCTGGTCCGATAGCCGCGGCGTGAGAGTGTATACTGGCTTGTGTTCTTCGGATCGGACCCCCCTGCTACCTTTGTGACCGTCGCCCCCACGCGGTTCTTCGCTGAACCCGGGGCCGCAAAGCCGCCGCTCTCTCGCTCGATAGCGAACTCCCCGCACACCTCCTAAGCCGCGCTATGACCGAGTTCCTCGGCGTCCCCCTGTTCGACGACGACTTCTACAAGCTGCTGGCCCGGTTCGGGGCCAACCTGGTCGTGCTCACGGCGATCGTCCAGTTCTGCTACTTCCGCAGTTCGCGCAGCAAGGACTACCTGTTCACTTACTACACGGTGAGCATCCTGGTCTTCTTCCTCTGCTTCACGCTGAAGAAGTTCGACCTTGGCCTGGGCATGGCGCTCGGGCTGTTTGCCATCTTCGGCATCCTGCGGTACCGGACAGACGCGATCCCGATCCGCGAGATGTCGTACCTGTTCGTCGTGATCGGCATCGCGGTGATCAACGCGCTCTCCAACAGCAAGATGAGCTACGCAGAGCTGGCCTTCACCAACGGCGCCATCCTGGCGATGACGGGCCTGCTGGAGTCGCTCCCGCTGCTCAAGCAGGAGAGCCGTGAAGAGGTGCTCTACGAGAAGATCGACCTGGTGCGTCCCGAGAACCACCAGCAGCTCATCGACGACCTGCAGCAACGCACCGGGCTGGTCATCAGCCGGATCGAGCTGGGGAAGATCGACTTCCTGCAAGACACCGTAGCGATCACCGTGTACTACTACGCGCACGAACAGACCGGGATCGCCACCGGCGAGGTCGACGTCTCGCGACGCGTGCGGCGGCGTTAGCGCCGGGAAGGTGGACAACGCGCGGGACCTAGCAGCCGTCGGTCCGCCGCCGCTACTGAACCTGCAGTGCTTGATCGGGAACAAGCGAGAAGTAGCCGCTGTCGTGGCCTTCGAGGCTCACGCGCACGTCGTCGATGCCGCCGGTGGGGGCGGGTCGGATGTCGAGCTTCCACCACCCCGCTTCTTCGGGCGCGGTCTCGATCTGCTTCCGATCGACCGGCGTGGCGGAGCAATCGAACTCGGCGACCCGCCGGTTGCTGGGAGCGAAGAGCGTCGCGACCGCCGTCTCACCCGGCGCCGCGGCGCCCAGCGACAGGTGCAAGGGGGGCGCCGCCTCGGGAACATAGAAGTACACCGGCGACGATCGGCCCAACAAGTGGAGCCCTTCGTCGGAAAGGTTGCCGTCGACCCCCCACGCCGCGCCCGACACGTGCACCGCGAACGACGCGGATCGCGCCGAGATAGTCAGGTGGTAGTACGCCATGTCCGCGGGCTCCAGCACGACGGGCGCATCGGCGCTCATCACGCCGCTGGCTACCTCGGAGCCGTCCGGCCCATAGACGTTGTAGGTGACCAGCTCTCCCCGCGACTGGATGTGGCCGAACCCGACCTCAACCGGCCCCGCCCCGCTGGGGCGCAAGACCAGGTGCTGCTGCCCGCGCAACCGGAAGTCGGCGCCCGCTTCGGCATCCACGGGCTTCTCCGGTACCGCCACGGATAGTCTTTTCCTGACATACGCGGGGGGGTTCAGCATGGCCGTCGGGTGCAACGCCAGCGACCCCTTGTTGGCGGCCAAGAACGCAAAGAAGTCGGGGTCGGAAAGGTAGAAGCTAGAGGCCCGGGGCGCGTCCAGCACCCCGCGCTGCCGCAGGTTCCAATGCATCACGATGAGGTTGTCGCCGATCATGCGTAACCGCGCTCGGGCGTCGGGGTTGTGCGTCTTCGACTCGGCGGCGCGATACAATCGCTCGATCTCTGTTAGGTTCTTTGCGTAGACGTCGCGCATCATGTCGGTGGTTAGGCTGTACCTCGTATCGGGGAACTCCCGGTAGTGGCGGGCCACTTCGCGATCGACCAGGCGGTAAAGCCGGTTGATGTCGTCGCCGCCGGCCCCGTACGCTTTGGCGCAGTACTCGTCGAAGAGTTCTTCTACGTTCGCCTGTGGGTCCCAGGCCAGCTTTGCCAGCAAGTAGTTCAGCGGACCAGCACGCCCCCACGCAGCGATCCCGTAGACGTACACCCCCTTGATGTCGGCCCCCTGCAATCGTGGGTACATGAACTTGAGGATCTCCAGCCCCGGCGGGTTCAAGACGCCCGCTTCGGTCTCGATGTTCACCGGCAGGTCGTAGTAGGAGATGTTGGCGGTCACCTCCGTCCACCCGGCCAGCACTTCTTCCCATTGCCGACGGAGGCGGGGGCGAGCCAGGGTGAAACCGTAGTCGAAGCTCGGCGCCCACACCAGAAACACGTTGGGCTCCAGCCGGATGTTCTTCTTCGGCGGGAAGAGGTACTCCGCGTACACGAAGCCGGCAAGCGTCTTCTGGGGGTGCTGCTCGCCGACCAGTTTGGCCACGGCGTTGTAGAACGTGAGGATGGCGGGCGTGACCGACCGCTTGCCATTGGGATCGGTCTCATAGAGCGCCGCACATTGCTCGCACTCGCAGTAGCCCGCGGAGTCCGACGGAGAGAGCGAGTAGGAGCTCTCATCGGGGTGCGCGTCGAAGTAGGCGATCGCCGCGTCCGCGTAGGCGCGGATCAACCCGGGGTTGGTCGTGCACAGCTTGTACCGCCCCGCGGGGGGAACCCGCACGCCAGAGCGCTCCGCGAACCAATCGGGGTGCTGGTCGAAGTGCGAGGCCGGAATCGACGCACGCCAATTGTGGTGATGCGCCAACGACAAACTCTTGCCCAGGCGTTGCCGGGCCTGCCAACGCACCACCTCGGGCCGCCGCTCTTGCGTGTAGGGCAGGCGGCGGTTTAGGAACGCCGGCGCGTCGCTGATGTCGGTAGCGGGGATGATCACAGCGGGCGACTTTGGCACGTAGTCGCCGTGGTCCCCCGGCGCCAGCCAGCGCACGCCCAGGAACCGCTCGATGAACGCGTACGCGCCGTTGAGCGTCCCGTTAGACGCGCCGCCCCCCGGCGTCCGTTGGCCGTCGGCGGTGTCGCGGCCGAGCACGTAGACATTGGCGTCTTTCGTGACGATCCGGAAGCCTTCCCAGGGGATCTGCGCCGTGGTGAGACCCGCCTCGCGCGACGCGGCGTTGTCGCCGACGCAGATCATCTTGGGCCCTGGACGATGCACCACAGGAAGCTCGGCGCCACTCACCTGCTCTAGGTAGTCCCGCAGCTCGGCGGCGGCCTGCGTCACCGACCGCGGCGCGGCCGGATCGCAATAGATGACGTACTCGCTGACTCCGTCTTGAACCAGCGGCGCCGCGCCCGCGCCGGTCGCCGCGTCTGCGGCGGAGGCCGACAGGCAGGCAGCGGCGGTCACCGCCATGAGGGCTCGTAGCATGGGAAAGGCCTCTCGCGGCGCGTGAAGTGATGAAGAGGGGCGGATTGCCGGCCTTCGGGACAGGCTACGACGGCCGAGCCCGCGACGCAATCACTGCGCAACGCTTCAAGTCACGGGCGTGTATTCCGCGCTACCCGGCCGGCGGTCCTCTGCGCAGTTCCGCAGGATCGTTAGGAACGCTTCTACGCTTGCGGGCCGTTGCTTCGGGTCGGCCGCCAAGCAGCGCTCGCAGAGCCGCTCGGCGGCCGGGCCGGGGCGGTCGCTCACACGCCGCAGCAGCGCCCCCAGGCTGTAGACATCGGCGGCGGGGGTCGGCGTCGCGGCCTGGCTGAGCACCTCGGGCGCCAGGTAGCCGAGCGTGCCACCCAGCGCCGCGGCGGGCCGCTTGTCGGCGATGATTTGTGCGAATCCAAAGTCGGTGACGATCACTTCCCCGTGGTTGCCCAGCAGGATGTTGGCTGGTTTGAGGTCGCAGTGCACCACGCCCGCCTGGTGCGCGTGGGCCACGGCCTCGGCGACGCGCTCCACCACACGCAGCGCTTCGTCCGGCGCCAGCCTCTCCCGATCGATGCGTGCCTGCAGGTCGCTCCCCTCAACGTAGTCCATCACGATGAAGTAGCCGCCCGAGGGGAACCGCCCCAGCCCGCGGACGCGGATCACGCCGGGGTGGCTCATCCGCTGCACCACGGCTGCTTCGTTGAGGAACTGCCGGACCGCACGCGGCTCCCGCTGACGGTCCTTGCGCAGCGCCTTGACCGCGACCGTGGCGCCGCTGCTCAGCCGGGTCGCCCGGTAGACCTTTCCCATGCCGCCGGCGCCCACCAGCCGCTCGAGCCGGAAGTCGGAGTAGGGGAGCGGCGCATCGAGCGGCTCAACGTCTGCCGGCGCTGCTCCACGCGCCGCGTCGGCATCCAGCAGTTGACCTTCTACCAAGCGCTTGACCTGGGCGAGCGTGCGGCGGACCGTTCTGGGCGACCGCTTGAGCCGCCCGGCGATCGTGTCGACCGAGTCGCCCTGCAGCACCGAGGCCAGCACCACGCGTTGGTCGGCCGACAGCCGCTCGGTGATCAGCCGCACCTGCTCCACCAGCGCCGCGGCTTCGTCTGGCAGCGGCTCGACGCACTGCTGCGTGGCGGCGTCGGGCCCGTCGCGACGCAGGTCGCGGCGGGCGGCGGTGTGACGCTCGGCCTGCTTGCGGAGTTTGTTAAGCGTGATCTGCGCCAGCAGCCGCCACAGGTCGCCCGAGTGTTGCAGCGTGAAATCGCCATCGGCGGCCCGCACGAAGAAGCTGCGGTAGGCAGACTGAACCACGTCCTCGGGGTCGACCCGCCGCTGCATGCCGCGGCTCAATCGCGACCGCGCCAGCCCGACGAGGCGGGCGACATACCTGTCGAACAGCTCCGTCGCCGCTCGGCTGTCGCCGGCCCGGTAGAGGTCAAGCAGCGCGATCGAGTTCACGGCGCCCGCCGGGGCGTCTCCGTCGATTTTCTCGATCT from Pirellulimonas nuda includes:
- a CDS encoding protein kinase domain-containing protein — protein: MDTNNSKIEKIDGDAPAGAVNSIALLDLYRAGDSRAATELFDRYVARLVGLARSRLSRGMQRRVDPEDVVQSAYRSFFVRAADGDFTLQHSGDLWRLLAQITLNKLRKQAERHTAARRDLRRDGPDAATQQCVEPLPDEAAALVEQVRLITERLSADQRVVLASVLQGDSVDTIAGRLKRSPRTVRRTLAQVKRLVEGQLLDADAARGAAPADVEPLDAPLPYSDFRLERLVGAGGMGKVYRATRLSSGATVAVKALRKDRQREPRAVRQFLNEAAVVQRMSHPGVIRVRGLGRFPSGGYFIVMDYVEGSDLQARIDRERLAPDEALRVVERVAEAVAHAHQAGVVHCDLKPANILLGNHGEVIVTDFGFAQIIADKRPAAALGGTLGYLAPEVLSQAATPTPAADVYSLGALLRRVSDRPGPAAERLCERCLAADPKQRPASVEAFLTILRNCAEDRRPGSAEYTPVT
- a CDS encoding DUF4838 domain-containing protein, which encodes MLRALMAVTAAACLSASAADAATGAGAAPLVQDGVSEYVIYCDPAAPRSVTQAAAELRDYLEQVSGAELPVVHRPGPKMICVGDNAASREAGLTTAQIPWEGFRIVTKDANVYVLGRDTADGQRTPGGGASNGTLNGAYAFIERFLGVRWLAPGDHGDYVPKSPAVIIPATDISDAPAFLNRRLPYTQERRPEVVRWQARQRLGKSLSLAHHHNWRASIPASHFDQHPDWFAERSGVRVPPAGRYKLCTTNPGLIRAYADAAIAYFDAHPDESSYSLSPSDSAGYCECEQCAALYETDPNGKRSVTPAILTFYNAVAKLVGEQHPQKTLAGFVYAEYLFPPKKNIRLEPNVFLVWAPSFDYGFTLARPRLRRQWEEVLAGWTEVTANISYYDLPVNIETEAGVLNPPGLEILKFMYPRLQGADIKGVYVYGIAAWGRAGPLNYLLAKLAWDPQANVEELFDEYCAKAYGAGGDDINRLYRLVDREVARHYREFPDTRYSLTTDMMRDVYAKNLTEIERLYRAAESKTHNPDARARLRMIGDNLIVMHWNLRQRGVLDAPRASSFYLSDPDFFAFLAANKGSLALHPTAMLNPPAYVRKRLSVAVPEKPVDAEAGADFRLRGQQHLVLRPSGAGPVEVGFGHIQSRGELVTYNVYGPDGSEVASGVMSADAPVVLEPADMAYYHLTISARSASFAVHVSGAAWGVDGNLSDEGLHLLGRSSPVYFYVPEAAPPLHLSLGAAAPGETAVATLFAPSNRRVAEFDCSATPVDRKQIETAPEEAGWWKLDIRPAPTGGIDDVRVSLEGHDSGYFSLVPDQALQVQ
- a CDS encoding DUF4956 domain-containing protein, yielding MTEFLGVPLFDDDFYKLLARFGANLVVLTAIVQFCYFRSSRSKDYLFTYYTVSILVFFLCFTLKKFDLGLGMALGLFAIFGILRYRTDAIPIREMSYLFVVIGIAVINALSNSKMSYAELAFTNGAILAMTGLLESLPLLKQESREEVLYEKIDLVRPENHQQLIDDLQQRTGLVISRIELGKIDFLQDTVAITVYYYAHEQTGIATGEVDVSRRVRRR